One Nitrospirota bacterium DNA window includes the following coding sequences:
- a CDS encoding adenylosuccinate lyase: MIERYTRKEMGKLWEPENRFQKWLDVEIAACEAWAELGKIPKAALAVIKKNAGFDVRRIDEIEAVVKHDVIAFLTSVAEKVGPESRYVHKGLTSSDIVDTAQSLLMKEAAGIIIKDLKVLIAVLKEQAFKYKNTVCIGRSHGVHAEPMTFGLKFTLWYEEAKRNLERMERARKVISIGKFSGAVGTFSNIPVAIEEKVCARLGLKPEPIATQVVQRDRHAEYLSTLAIIAASIEKIVVEIRHLQRTEVLEAEEPFAKGQKGSSAMPHKRNPVGCENLSGLARVVRTNALAAMENVALWHERDISHSSVERVIIPDSTILVDYMLHRLTGILSDLQVYPERMMENLNRSYGLYNSQNMLISLTEKGMTREDAYALVQKNAMMSWKTRKQFKALLAKDKEVKKHLSSKELNDIFDLKNYFRNIDYIFKRVFGKA, from the coding sequence ATGATCGAACGATATACACGAAAAGAGATGGGAAAGCTCTGGGAGCCTGAAAACAGGTTCCAGAAATGGCTCGATGTCGAGATCGCGGCCTGTGAAGCCTGGGCCGAGCTCGGCAAGATCCCGAAGGCTGCACTTGCGGTGATAAAGAAGAACGCCGGTTTTGATGTCAGACGCATTGACGAAATAGAGGCAGTGGTGAAGCATGACGTGATCGCGTTTCTCACCTCGGTTGCTGAGAAGGTCGGACCTGAATCCCGGTATGTGCATAAAGGGCTCACCTCTTCTGATATTGTGGACACTGCACAGTCCCTGCTGATGAAAGAAGCTGCGGGCATTATTATCAAGGACCTCAAGGTCCTCATTGCAGTGTTAAAGGAGCAGGCATTTAAATATAAAAACACGGTCTGTATCGGCAGAAGCCATGGCGTGCATGCAGAGCCGATGACCTTTGGCCTGAAATTCACCCTTTGGTATGAAGAGGCGAAAAGGAACCTTGAGAGGATGGAGCGGGCGCGGAAGGTTATCAGTATCGGCAAGTTTTCCGGAGCTGTGGGGACCTTCTCAAACATTCCTGTTGCGATCGAAGAAAAGGTCTGCGCCAGGCTTGGTCTGAAGCCCGAGCCGATTGCGACCCAGGTGGTGCAGAGGGACAGGCATGCTGAATATCTCTCGACCCTTGCGATCATCGCGGCATCCATAGAGAAAATCGTCGTGGAGATCAGACATCTCCAGAGAACAGAAGTGCTTGAGGCAGAGGAGCCTTTTGCAAAAGGCCAGAAAGGGTCATCTGCAATGCCGCATAAGCGCAATCCGGTCGGCTGCGAGAACCTCTCAGGCCTCGCGCGCGTGGTGCGGACTAACGCACTTGCCGCAATGGAAAACGTTGCCCTCTGGCATGAACGGGATATATCACATTCCTCGGTCGAGCGCGTGATCATACCAGACAGTACGATCCTTGTTGACTATATGCTCCACAGACTGACCGGCATCCTGTCAGATCTTCAGGTATATCCTGAACGGATGATGGAGAACCTAAACAGGAGCTACGGCCTGTACAACTCCCAAAATATGCTGATCAGTCTCACGGAAAAGGGCATGACGCGTGAGGATGCATACGCACTGGTGCAGAAGAATGCGATGATGAGCTGGAAGACCAGAAAACAGTTCAAGGCACTACTGGCAAAGGACAAAGAAGTAAAGAAACACCTCTCGTCAAAAGAGCTGAATGACATTTTCGATCTGAAAAACTATTTCAGGAATATTGATTATATTTTTAAGCGCGTATTCGGCAAGGCCTGA